From one Eucalyptus grandis isolate ANBG69807.140 chromosome 9, ASM1654582v1, whole genome shotgun sequence genomic stretch:
- the LOC104418459 gene encoding molybdate-anion transporter: MAVVIESSVWEPNPSLFVFIFLACLLSVFLLPYASRSAPPSVFDHGASLHSSRFQRNFLLLYSLCSVMEGVPSVFGEFEFSYFGVSREQMVLSLCVGFAASLIVGSFLGVLSDTIGHRKFCLFFCILHLFVGIWKRITAHPSVWVASVCLSLASSIYSFSFETWMVVEHEKQGHREDLLSDTFWLMAFLGSASFIGSQVFANWLIGDDLKKRMISPSTAAVLLALVGVICVARLWRGSSQQEVFEDHGRSYSYFCNDRRIWLLACAQACLHFSISMFWILWTPILVADGRELHLGLIYPCLLGARMLGSTIFPWLISGSLSFRTEDCTLYAFIISGSVLSVVAYDYQEIGVLVALFFLFQACVGVILPSLARLRTMYVPNDLRGGMISFSLAPANAAVLLFLVHGGYYRSVSNAAIMAFAAVGLFAAAGCMHVLKRLGKQPYQHLRKL, from the exons ATGGCAGTCGTGATCGAGAGCTCCGTCTGGGAGCCGAACCCCTCTCTTTTCGTCTTCATCTTCCTCGCTTGCTTGCTCTccgtcttcctcctcccttACGCCTCCAGAAGCGCGCCTCCTTCCGTCTTCGACCATGGAGCCTCGCTGCACTCTTCGCGCTTCCAGCGGaacttcctcctcctctactCCCTCTGCTCAG TGATGGAAGGGGTACCGTCGGTGTTCGGGGAGTTCGAGTTCAGTTACTTTGGCGTGAGTAGAGAGCAAATGGTTTTATCTCTCTGTGTTGGATTTGCGGCTTCTCTCATTGTTGGATCTTTCCTTGGAGTGCTTTCTGATACGAT AGGCCACAGGAAATTCTGTTTATTCTTTTGCATCTTGCACCTTTTTGTTGGTATATGGAAGAGGATAACTGCCCATCCCAGTGTTTGGGTAGCAAGTGTATGTTTGTCTCTGGCTTCTTCAATATACTCTTTCAGTTTTGAGACATGGATGGTTGTTGAACATGAAAAG CAAGGGCACAGAGAAGATTTATTGAGCGATACCTTTTGGTTGATGGCATTCTTGGGGTCTGCATCTTTCATTGGAAGCCAGGTGTTTGCCAACTGGCTGATTGGTGATGATCTGAAGAAGAGAATGATATCTCCTTCGACGGCAGCCGTCTTGTTGGCTTTGGTGGGAGTTATTTGTGTTGCACGGCTGTGGAGAGGATCTTCTCAACAAGAGGTGTTTGAGGATCATGGCAGGTCCTATAGCTATTTTTGCAATG ATAGAAGAATATGGTTATTGGCATGTGCACAAGCTTGCCTTCACTTCTCCATATCAATGTTTTGGATTCTCTGGACCCCAATATTGGTG GCTGATGGCAGAGAACTGCATCTGGGCTTGATATATCCGTGCCTTTTGGGAGCAAGAATGCTTGGAAGTACAATTTTTCCTTGGCTTATTAGTGGATCTTTGTCATTTCGAACTGAAGATTGCACACTTTATGCATTCATCATATCTGGTTCTGTACTCTCTGTCGTAGCCTATGACTATCAG GAAATTGGAGTTCTAGTAGCATTGTTCTTCCTATTTCAGGCATGTGTAGGAGTCATCCTACCTTCTCTTGCCAGATTAAGGACCAT GTATGTACCAAATGACTTGCGAGGAGGAATGATAAGCTTTTCTCTTGCTCCTGCGAATGCTGCAGTTTTGCTATTTTTGGTGCAC GGAGGCTACTATCGCAGTGTTAGTAATGCAGCAATTATGGCATTCGCTGCTGTTGGGCTTTTCGCTGCAGCTGGTTGCATGCATGTCTTGAAGCGGTTAGGGAAGCAACCGTACCAGCACTTGCGCAAGTTATGA